The DNA sequence ATGCAtaactatgtaaaataaagtaatacaAAAATTACTGAATGTTTCCCCAATGAGAAAATGGACTGTACCAAATAGTTAAATCAAAGTCAGTCCAGCAGTATATAAAACGGTAATTTCTTaagtttacattttcatttgcGTTGCCCGCATTGTGAACAATAAGCAACAACATACGTACTGTCTACCGAATGTGAAAATGTCAACATTATACATTTTCATAATTGCTGTTGGGATGACCTCTTCTTGTACTTATGGTAtgttaatttatttcaatattttaaaatgacttttatttgtATCAACGTGTCCGTTTTTTCCTTATTAGCATggttattttgttaataattgaTAACAACTGAATTTTTTCTCGATAAGAAATAGACCTATCATCCGTTCagtaagtaaaaataaaaaactcaaATACATACAGTGTCGATTAAAATTtgaagttaatctgaatgttttagcatcttttaaaaatcttaattctGTTTTTATGTTAGGTTGATAAAACGGGATTCCGTTTTATTACCATTAATAATGTTTATCAACAGATTAAGTGTAGATTAAGTGTAGATCTAAAATCTATTTACATCATAAAATTACAACACGGTATTCAGATGTAAAAAAAAGGTATCGCTCGGCTCACGTTCTTCGTCGTTATAATAATGAGCCTTGAATAAGGCCAACAATAAATAATGTTGTTcaagaaatatgtaaaaattatATTCGGTatgtaaaaccttttttaaatatatttgttcatttttttctagtcATTTTGACATTCGTTTACATGGGTGTTGATAGTGTTTATATATTTCTCGAGCGCTCGATAAAATATGTTGTacgatcgaaataagatgtccAGCATAAGATATCGCGTCATGAGATAAAATGTCGAGCGGCCGAGATAATATGCCGTGCGCTCGAGATACTTTTTTCTTATAACATGAGTGGGGCTGTGGTTCTAGATTGATAACCCGTGTTTCACAGTTCAATGGCCATATGTATCCACATTCAAATAGTGTGAACATTCTGTATACATAGATTCCATATCCAAAAATTTAAGACAGCAGTGAATTTAAAGCGCcgcattattatattataatttttatagGTGAAATTTACTGCATAAATAACTGGCTGCGATAACGAATATCGAACATGCATTTTAAGGACACGCACTTTGTTATTTTATAATccgaataattatataaattctcTCCAGCGCAAGAAATGATATGTGGTTGCAGCTGAAATAACATATATCCAGCGTTTGAGATTATACAGTATATCGTGTACTCGGAAAAAGACGTCGTGCACACGTAATGAGATATAGAATGCCGTGCTATCGAAATATTGTTTCGTGCGCTCGAGCGCTCAGATAAGATTTTGTGACGTTTGTGCTTTCAAGATAGCTCGAGCGCTCAGATAAGATTTTGTGACTTTTGTGCTTTCAAGATAAGACGTCCAGCGATCGAGATAAAATCCGCAAACTTAGACGACCAAAGATTTTGGTATATACATGTTCAGGgttattacaaaatatacaagCAAATAGTTCACTACAACCGGAATTTACTGCAGTTCTGTTATTTTCAGGTGAAGAAGGCTTCTACAACATTGCACATATGACAAACACACCAGCGAGTGTAGACTGGGCCCTTGATAAAGGAGCAAACGGTGTAGAGatagatttgacctttgacactTCTACAGGGACCCCAATGGTATTTCGTCATAGTGTAGCAGGGGAAGCTTGTGATTGCACGTGTATGTGTCCAGCCCCATTCTGGGGACTGTGCCGTGTGTTATACCCAAACAGCGTCTGTGCCAAACTTTTAGATGACGTTAGTGGAATTTCACCGTGTAGAGCAGAATCACCTATACCAACAATGTTGACTTTCCTGGCAAAAAAATCAAGTTTGGCTTTGATTTACTTTGACAATAAGATCAAAAGTGAAGATATGGACTCTAGCAAAATGAGAGTTGCTGGTGAGGCTGTTGTGTCGACCATAATTACGAACCTGTTTGAGAAAGGGTACGGCGGGAAAGTGCTTGTAGGCTCCTCAAAACTAGaaacttttccatttttaaaGGCTGCTGTAGGCGCAATTCAGAGTTCAAAGTTTAGAAATCGTGTTTATTTTGCCCTTGACCAAGAGAATGTAGAAGGAGCTTTGCGAAAGCTACACACATTACCGACACAGAACATTGTGTACGGGACGGGGTTGACCGCCTGCTTACCTATGCGTGTAAAAGATACTCTTCAACTTGCAGCAGTAAATAAAGCTAAAGGTGTGACGGGCCTCACGTACGTTTGGACCATTGATAAATATTCCTCAATAAAAGAGAATCTTCCATATGTACAAGCAGTTTTGTCTAATTACCCAGGAATTGTCAATCAAGTGCTCCGAGATAATGGAATACGGCTGGCAAATCAGTCAAGTTCGATACCCGTGGCGTCCAGCAGTGACGTCATCAGCAGCGTGACCGGTCTAGACTGCGACTGCGATTATCATCCCGGCGGATGTTCCATCAGTAAACCAGCTCCTTCGGGCCTGGCATGCCACTGCGAGTACAAGGGTTTTTGGACCTGCGGTGGAAGTGTTTCTCAATGTTCGAACCCCGACTCTCCTTACTGTACCCACCCCGATTATTCTGTGCACTCGTGTCTGCTAGGTGGTGGTGACTGCGAAGGCTATAAAACAGCCACGTGTGATTGCGACTATTACAGTGGGGGTTGTAAAATTAGCAAAGTTCCACCTCCGAACACGGCATGCTACTGTTATTACAGACTGTTTTGGACATGTTACGGCAGCATAACAAAATGTAAAGATTTTAACAGCAGCTACTGCAAGAACCCAGACTATTCAATTAACACGTGCAATATGGGCGGTGGAGACTGCGGGGCATATTGATTTTGTCGCAATTACCGTGGAAATATTCTTGTTGAATTAACAAAATATCAGCTATATTTAGACTGGCATTTAATTTTAGATTTTAGGTTGGTATTCAGTTTCGGGTCTTAGACTAGCATTTGAAATCAGATTTCAAACTGACATTCGATTATCAAACTCTACATTTTCGTAATTTTGCCTTATTACACATGTGTGCATATTCACATTTCATCTGTCATGAGTTTGGAAGATGTTGGTCGCTACTTTTCTTTGTGTTTTGTTGCGCTTTAAATGTCTTTTATGAACTTAAGGTTAGAAACTGTTTGCTAAAATATGTGCCGACTCCTCACAGAAAATTGTTCATTGTTCATTTACTATAACAGAACATACAACAATATTATTTACTACTGTGATGCTTTCATCCTTGCGTTTTGTTAATTACTAGTGCATGTAAACAAGCCACCACATTACGGAAAGTCCGACGGCGTTAAATCAGTTTTCACCGATTGAtattgtttcaagctgggtcgtTGTTTTTGGAGATACTAACTTTTGATAACTTAATGTATATGACTAAACTTAAGG is a window from the Mercenaria mercenaria strain notata chromosome 7, MADL_Memer_1, whole genome shotgun sequence genome containing:
- the LOC123554107 gene encoding dermonecrotic toxin LamSicTox-alphaIV1ii-like; amino-acid sequence: MSTLYIFIIAVGMTSSCTYGEEGFYNIAHMTNTPASVDWALDKGANGVEIDLTFDTSTGTPMVFRHSVAGEACDCTCMCPAPFWGLCRVLYPNSVCAKLLDDVSGISPCRAESPIPTMLTFLAKKSSLALIYFDNKIKSEDMDSSKMRVAGEAVVSTIITNLFEKGYGGKVLVGSSKLETFPFLKAAVGAIQSSKFRNRVYFALDQENVEGALRKLHTLPTQNIVYGTGLTACLPMRVKDTLQLAAVNKAKGVTGLTYVWTIDKYSSIKENLPYVQAVLSNYPGIVNQVLRDNGIRLANQSSSIPVASSSDVISSVTGLDCDCDYHPGGCSISKPAPSGLACHCEYKGFWTCGGSVSQCSNPDSPYCTHPDYSVHSCLLGGGDCEGYKTATCDCDYYSGGCKISKVPPPNTACYCYYRLFWTCYGSITKCKDFNSSYCKNPDYSINTCNMGGGDCGAY